Proteins encoded by one window of Conger conger chromosome 1, fConCon1.1, whole genome shotgun sequence:
- the LOC133105570 gene encoding protein kinase C delta type-like gives MTIKRDLDDFVAGRMQSLAGKHLQIQAHFDELPTWIQRDLDDTVAWIQEDLKRLDSHIQRHLEVPVDKVQHDLYETSIEIQRDLQDWFAQWDLDFIQDETAADSQSDWEEETWQTHSELGMNPTAPHCDDSMALENFVLHKVLGRGYFGKVMLAEFKGSGVYFSIKALNKGKVLAHGIQYLMSEKSVLTLAAGSPFLGHLYFTFQTSDTLFFVMEYLNGGDLFFHKEQIGCFDLISTQFYAAEMICGLQFLHRNGVIYRDLKPENVMLDRDGHIKIVDFGLSKLNMLGDERAKTFCGTPHYIAPEIILGQQYFSPVDWWSFGVLLFEMLTDLRPFHGANKKEVYVSVCMDIPKYPNWINQESKDIMEKLLEKDPNHRLGTFGNIREHPFFESIDWAKLERREMEPPFKPELTNPKDCRYFDEELLNETPKVSWGDSRNIGPMDQSAFADFSSMNPRFFSPFYLQSGDYG, from the exons ATGACGATCAAAAGGGACCTGGATGACTTTGTTGCCGGAAGGATGCAAAGCCTGGCAGGAAAGCATCTGCAGATCCAAGCTCACTTTGATGAACTCCCAACCTGGATCCAACGTGACCTAGATGACACAGTGGCCTGGATCCAAGAAGACCTGAAGAGACTGGATTCCCACATTCAGCGTCACCTGGAAGTACCAGTTGACAAGGTTCAACACGACCTGTATGAAACATCCATCGAGATCCAAAGGGACCTTCAGGACTGGTTTGCTCAATG GGACCTAGACTTTATCCAAGACGAAACAGCTGCAGACTCCCAATCAGATTGGGAAGAGGAGACGTGGCAGACCCACAGTGAGCTAGGAATGAATCCCACCGCTCCCCACTGTGATGATAGCATGGCCTTAGAGAACTTTGTGTTACACAAAGTGTTGGGCAGGGGTTATTTTGGCAAG GTCATGCTGGCCGAATTCAAAGGAAGTGGAGTGTACTTTTCAATCAAAGCCCTCAATAAAGGCAAAGTCCTGGCTCATGGCATCCAGTACTTGATGTCTGAAAAGAGTGTGCTGACGTTAGCTGCAGGAAGCCCATTCCTTGGCCATTTGTACTTCACATTTCAAACTTCG GATACGTTGTTCTTTGTGATGGAATATCTGAATGGGGGAGACCTGTTTTTCCACAAAGAACAGATTGGATGCTTTGACCTAATCAGTACACA atTTTATGCTGCTGAGATGATATGTGGGCTTCAATTTCTCCACAGAAATGGAGTCATATATCG agATCTGAAACCAGAAAATGTAATGCTGGATCGAGATGGGCACATCAAAATTGTGGACTTTGGGCTGAGCAAACTAAATATGCTTGGTGATGAGCGTGCTAAAACTTTCTGTGGGACACCACATTATATTGCACCGGAG ATAATCCTGGGACAACAATACTTTTCCCCTGTGGACTGGTGGTCATTTGGGGTCCTGCTCTTCGAAATGTTGACTGACTTGCGTCCTTTTCATGGGGCTAATAAAAAGGAGGTCtacgtgtctgtctgtatggacATTCCTAAATATCCCAACTGGATCAACCAGGAGTCAAAGGATATTATGGAAAAG CTATTGGAGAAAGACCCCAACCACAGGCTGGGCACATTTGGAAACATTAGGGAACACCCATTCTTTGAGTCCATAGATTGGGCAAAGCTTGAAAGAAGAGAGATGGAGCCCCCATTTAAGCCTGAATTG ACGAACCCCAAAGACTGCAGATATTTTGATGAGGAGCTCCTGAATGAGACACCTAAGGTGTCCTGGGGCGACAGCCGCAACATTGGCCCCATGGATCAATCTGCTTTTGCAGACTTCTCATCCATGAATCCAAGGTTTTTCAGCCCATTTTATCTGCAGTCTGGAGATTACgggtga